One Benincasa hispida cultivar B227 chromosome 5, ASM972705v1, whole genome shotgun sequence genomic window carries:
- the LOC120078641 gene encoding non-specific lipid transfer protein GPI-anchored 19-like → MGINESIILVVVVGLSMSHGSLGQSSGCTTALISLSPCLTYITATGTTSPSSSCCSRLATVVQSQPRCLCSALNGGAAASLGVTINQTRALALPAACRLQTPPPTRCNDNGNGGEGPIISPISSSDKLADDEEVGEAPSTPATTWESSFPSAIGSDNVPITKAIPSGGWSLINSPFYHLINLSIFLISMLL, encoded by the exons ATGGGGATTAATGAGTCAATTATTTTGGTAGTGGTTGTGGGTTTGAGCATGAGCCACGGAAGCTTGGGTCAGTCAAGTGGATGCACCACGGCCTTGATAAGCTTATCCCCATGCTTGACTTACATCACCGCCACCGGAACCACCTCTCCGTCTTCCTCGTGCTGTTCGCGCCTTGCCACCGTGGTTCAATCGCAGCCACGCTGTCTTTGCTCTGCCCTCAACGGTGGCGCCGCCGCTTCTCTCGGTGTCACCATCAACCAGACTCGAGCTCTTGCGCTTCCTGCTGCTTGTCGTCTTCAAACCCCGCCACCCACCCGATGTAATG ATAATGGTAATGGAGGTGAGGGTCCGATAATATCCCCAATAAGTTCATCAGACAAATTAGCAGACGATGAAGAAGTTGGTGAAGCTCCTTCAACGCCGGCGACAACATGGGAGTCCAGTTTTCCTTCTGCAATAGGGTCCGACAATGTTCCGATAACCAAAGCAATCCCATCGGGCGGCTGGAGCTTAATCAACTCGCCCTTTTATCATCTCATTAATCTCAGCATATTTCTTATATCTATGTTGCTTTAA
- the LOC120077133 gene encoding F-box/kelch-repeat protein SKIP30: MSELIDGLPDAVALRCLARVPFHLYPKLELVSHSWQAAIRSAELFRVRQEIGSSEDLLCVCAFEPENLWQLYDPLRDLWITIPVLPSKIRHLAHFGAVSTAGKLFVLGGGSDAVDPLTGDQDRNFATNEVWSYDPVIRRWSQRASMLVPRAMFACCVLDGKIVVAGGFTSCRKSISLAEMYDPDKDVWISLPDLHRTHSSACTGVVIGGELHVLHKGLSAVQIFDSLRLGWRVIDYGWPQGPMAVIQGSLYVMSHGQIFKYHGEAKTVKKVVVSASEFRQRIGFAMIGLRDEIYVIGGDIGPDRLNWHVKPTSDVDILTTGGERPTWRHAASMTRCRGAIRGCAQLRI; this comes from the coding sequence ATGTCTGAACTGATTGACGGTCTCCCGGACGCTGTTGCCCTTAGGTGCCTTGCACGTGTTCCCTTCCACCTCTACCCAAAATTGGAGCTTGTTTCTCACTCCTGGCAAGCTGCCATTCGTAGTGCTGAACTGTTTAGAGTTCGACAGGAGATTGGATCATCAGAAGATCTATTATGCGTATGTGCATTTGAACCTGAGAATCTATGGCAGCTTTATGACCCCCTCAGAGACCTTTGGATAACAATTCCTGTACTTCCATCGAAAATTAGGCATCTTGCACACTTTGGTGCCGTCTCCACTGCTGGAAAGTTGTTTGTGCTGGGTGGTGGCAGTGATGCTGTTGATCCGTTAACTGGTGATCAAGATAGGAACTTTGCAACCAATGAGGTGTGGTCATATGATCCTGTAATACGTCGGTGGTCTCAACGTGCATCAATGCTTGTACCACGTGCCATGTTTGCATGCTGTGTTTTGGATGGAAAGATTGTTGTTGCGGGTGGTTTTACTAGCTGCAGAAAATCAATTTCTCTGGCAGAAATGTACGATCCTGATAAAGACGTTTGGATTTCCCTGCCTGATCTACACCGTACTCACAGTTCTGCTTGCACAGGGGTAGTGATTGGAGGGGAGTTGCACGTCTTGCACAAGGGATTATCAGCAGTTCAAATTTTCGATAGCCTGCGGCTTGGATGGAGGGTTATAGATTATGGTTGGCCCCAAGGCCCAATGGCTGTTATTCAGGGTTCACTTTATGTGATGAGTCATGGACAAATTTTCAAGTACCACGGAGAAGCAAAAACAGTTAAAAAAGTTGTAGTTTCAGCATCCGAATTTCGCCAACGAATAGGGTTTGCAATGATTGGTTTGAGAGATGAAATTTACGTGATCGGAGGGGATATTGGTCCCGATCGTTTGAATTGGCACGTCAAGCCAACGTCGGATGTTGACATATTAACAACAGGAGGCGAGAGGCCCACATGGCGACATGCTGCCTCGATGACAAGATGCCGTGGGGCAATTCGAGGATGTGCTCAGTTGAGAATTTAG